A section of the Triticum urartu cultivar G1812 unplaced genomic scaffold, Tu2.1 TuUngrouped_contig_5108, whole genome shotgun sequence genome encodes:
- the LOC125528787 gene encoding uncharacterized protein LOC125528787 gives MPPFSVHYNLFKSSVPMVPSCWFFRALWLPLVLAVAAAEEQGEACSGSAKMCGNLTISRPFWLTDWEKGRPCGHPDFEVSCVNGSSFLRSSMPFSGGFAVVNISYQEESLHVVDSGKLYLLLDASNSCRVPIWNTSAKLGVSFSVNPGNLSLIVYNCTEEGAAAAVARRDRELVQTGLRCGNESEVLARAGVRYDATGNYSGYALEGCDASIVPVLGSSSGRTNASDYMQLIKDGFLLRWVRPPTFARKFTRRKSSL, from the coding sequence ATGCCCCCCTTTTCTGTTCACTACAATCTTTTCAAATCTTCTGTTCCCATGGTACCGAGTTGCTGGTTCTTCCGGGCCCTGTGGCTACCACTGGTGCTCGCGGTGGCTGCGGCCGAGGAACAAGGGGAAGCCTGCTCGGGCTCGGCCAAGATGTGCGGCAACCTCACCATCTCCCGCCCGTTCTGGCTCACGGACTGGGAAAAGGGAAGACCATGTGGTCACCCAGACTTTGAGGTCTCTTGCGTTAACGGCAGTTCATTTCTAAGGAGCTCTATGCCCTTTAGCGGTGGCTTTGCAGTCGTCAACATCTCTTACCAGGAGGAaagcttgcacgtggttgatagTGGCAAGCTGTACTTGTTGCTGGACGCCTCCAACAGCTGCCGAGTACCGATCTGGAACACCTCTGCCAAGCTCGGCGTCTCGTTCAGCGTCAATCCCGGCAATCTGAGCCTCATCGTGTACAATTGCACGGAGGAGGGCGCGGCGGCAGCCGTGGCTCGTCGGGATAGAGAGCTGGTGCAGACGGGACTGAGGTGCGGGAACGAGAGCGAGGTGCTTGCCCGCGCGGGAGTGCGTTACGACGCCACCGGAAACTACTCTGGCTACGCTTTGGAGGGCTGCGACGCTAGCATCGTGCCGGTGCTGGGCTCGTCGTCGGGCAGGACGAACGCGAGCGACTACATGCAGCTCATCAAGGATGGCTTTCTCCTCAgatgggtgcgcccccctacctttgCACGTAAGTTCACCCGCCGCAAATCATCTCTTTAA